In Paenibacillus kyungheensis, the following are encoded in one genomic region:
- the tyrS gene encoding tyrosine--tRNA ligase, protein MKWEELTPAQQAEVEKQLSVIERGTAEIIPEDALRQKVIKSVATGKPLTVKLGLDPSAPDIHIGHTVVLQKLRQFQELGHHVQLIIGDFTGRIGDPTGKSETRKQLTEEQVKHNAETYKEQITKILDPSKMKVYFNSEWLSPMNFADVVNLAAKVTVARMLERDDFTKRYQGGQPISIHEFFYPLMQGMDSVALESDIEIGGTDQKFNLLMGRTLQKEYGKATQVAITLPIIEGLDGVQKMSKSLGNYIGINEEPNEIFGKSMSVPDELMLKYYELTTDISNEDLAKLKAGLADGSIHPRDAKMNLAQNYVRMFHNEEAGVAAKNHFVTVFQQRALPDDIQEVVIDENLLENGQIGLIKLVMTLGFATSTSEARRSIQQGALKINEQKHDDVNASIELSDGDIVQVGKRKFAKIKKA, encoded by the coding sequence ATGAAATGGGAAGAACTAACACCAGCACAACAAGCAGAAGTAGAAAAACAATTAAGTGTAATCGAGCGAGGAACAGCAGAGATTATTCCTGAAGATGCACTGCGTCAAAAAGTTATCAAATCAGTAGCAACAGGTAAGCCATTAACGGTCAAATTAGGTCTTGATCCATCTGCACCTGATATTCATATTGGACATACTGTTGTTTTGCAGAAGTTACGTCAATTTCAAGAATTAGGACATCATGTTCAATTGATTATCGGTGACTTTACCGGAAGAATAGGTGATCCAACAGGTAAATCAGAGACACGTAAGCAATTAACCGAAGAACAAGTTAAACATAATGCAGAGACATACAAAGAGCAGATCACAAAGATTCTTGATCCTAGCAAAATGAAAGTATACTTTAACTCCGAATGGCTAAGCCCGATGAATTTTGCAGATGTAGTCAATCTAGCTGCCAAAGTTACAGTAGCACGCATGTTAGAACGGGATGATTTTACAAAGCGCTACCAGGGTGGGCAGCCTATCAGTATTCACGAATTTTTCTACCCGTTGATGCAAGGGATGGATTCTGTAGCACTTGAAAGTGATATCGAAATTGGTGGTACAGACCAGAAGTTTAACTTATTGATGGGACGTACACTGCAAAAGGAATACGGTAAAGCAACTCAAGTAGCGATCACTTTACCGATTATTGAAGGATTAGATGGCGTTCAGAAAATGAGTAAAAGTCTGGGTAACTACATCGGGATTAACGAAGAGCCGAACGAAATTTTTGGTAAATCCATGAGTGTACCTGATGAATTGATGCTCAAGTACTACGAGTTAACAACAGATATTTCAAATGAAGATCTGGCTAAGCTCAAAGCAGGACTTGCAGATGGTTCTATCCATCCACGTGATGCCAAAATGAATCTAGCTCAAAATTATGTACGTATGTTCCATAATGAAGAAGCAGGAGTGGCTGCGAAAAATCATTTTGTGACTGTATTCCAACAGCGTGCATTACCTGATGATATTCAAGAGGTAGTCATTGATGAAAATCTTTTGGAAAATGGACAAATCGGTCTTATTAAATTGGTCATGACTTTGGGATTTGCAACATCTACCAGTGAAGCTAGACGCAGTATTCAACAAGGTGCTCTCAAAATTAACGAGCAAAAACATGATGATGTGAATGCAAGTATCGAACTGTCTGATGGAGATATCGTACAAGTAGGTAAACGTAAATTTGCCAAAATCAAAAAAGCTTAA